In the genome of Trichomycterus rosablanca isolate fTriRos1 unplaced genomic scaffold, fTriRos1.hap1 scaffold_233, whole genome shotgun sequence, one region contains:
- the LOC134307018 gene encoding zinc finger protein 135-like yields the protein MKPVKKEEPEDKDELKLNKDFCCSSCPRSSTTQNQLHNHIKSCNHDKYETLVKIKTEHEDLTPTRSSRNQQTSSGTVSINTSLSPSQEEGKVCSQCGKSFKFQCDLKIHQRIHTGEKPYQCSQCGKSFSHQSVLRRHQHIHTG from the exons atgaagcctgtgaagaaggaagaacctgaagataaagatgaactca aactgaacaaggatttctgctgctcctcgtgtccacgttcctctacaacccaaaatcagctccacaatcacatcaagagctgcaaccatgataaatatgagactctggtgaagattaagactgaacatgaggatctgacgcccaccagaagctccaggaATCAGCAAACGTcttctggtactgtcagcattaacacctctctcagtccctcacaggaagaaggaaaggtctgctcacagtgtgggaagagcttcaagtTCCAgtgtgatctcaaaatacaccagcgcattcacacaggagagaaaccgtatcagtgctcacagtgtgggaagagttttagtcaTCAGAGTGTTCTCAGAaggcaccagcacattcacactgga